The DNA region AAGGGCGGACCAAGAACCTCCAATGCTGGTGGTATGTTTGTCAAGTTTTAAATGGAGCTTCTGCATGATGCTTATTGAACAATATATCCCTCAAGTAATTCAACAATACGATCTTGTTTACAGCGTTCCGCCAAAGTAAATGCATCCATATTTTTCATGAATTCATTTGTATATTTTACATTAGCATCTATTCCATATTCCAACAATATCTTAGATGCTTCATAATTACCTTTGCGAATAGCAGTAAAAAGCGGATTTGATTTAGGAGTGCTCACATCAATCATAATATTATGGGTTAACAACAGTCTAACAATTTCATTTTCAGATTCAGCAACTGCATTATTCAATTCAATGCCACTGAATTTATTCAAATCGGCCCCTAATAAAATTAAATCTTTTACCAATTCTACATTTCTTGATTTAATTGCAACATTTAATAATGATCCGTCCTTTGTGATTATGTTACAAAAAGCAGAATGATCATAAATTAATTTTCTATCATTATTTAAGACACCGTTCCTTAGTTTTTCAGAGATAACCACTATATCATCTTGTTCCCCCCATAAACAATCAATATTGTAACGTTTCTCATATGCTTCATACTCGTTCGATCCTGGCTTGGGTCCATTAATTACGGCACTCATAAATTCTTCTGGAGGGCAATAGTTATGCTCAATTACATAATGAAGTATCATGCTGGGGGCTGCGAATTTCTGTTTACCATCTTTAGTGATTACTCGAATTTCAAATGATCCTAATGCAGTGAAGTCAGTTGAGTTTGATTTTATGGGAACCATTCTTATTTCGTTAAAAGGATTTTTTACGTACAACAACAAGTTTTCAATAAACTCACTTGATACATTCCCTTTGCTATAATCATTTGCTTTATTCATCCATCCAATGTTTTGTGCATTTTCAAAATGATGAAGAGAATAAAAGGTGAAATCTCTGAAATACTCAGTCATTTTTAACACTCCGGTTATAATTTTGATCAATCAACTACACTATTTCTTTGTCGTCGAGGTTTATAATGCCACACTTCCTCAAACATTAATTTGTAGCCTCCTATTGTTTGTATAATCCTGTAAGTACATCCATAGCTGGACTGGTTCTTACCGACCCAAAAATGAACTCTTCCCAAGAACCATTTTTCACAAATAATTGTTGAGGAGTTGGTCCTTCTGCTGCTGGTCCACTTTCATAAGTGCCATGTCTTCCATCGTCTTTCCTTCATTAGTTATTTAACACTGAATCTATCCGTTGACTTATGTCCGACATAAAT from Paenibacillus macerans includes:
- a CDS encoding ankyrin repeat domain-containing protein; this translates as MTEYFRDFTFYSLHHFENAQNIGWMNKANDYSKGNVSSEFIENLLLYVKNPFNEIRMVPIKSNSTDFTALGSFEIRVITKDGKQKFAAPSMILHYVIEHNYCPPEEFMSAVINGPKPGSNEYEAYEKRYNIDCLWGEQDDIVVISEKLRNGVLNNDRKLIYDHSAFCNIITKDGSLLNVAIKSRNVELVKDLILLGADLNKFSGIELNNAVAESENEIVRLLLTHNIMIDVSTPKSNPLFTAIRKGNYEASKILLEYGIDANVKYTNEFMKNMDAFTLAERCKQDRIVELLEGYIVQ